cacacacacacacacacaaagtgtccCATGGGGAAACCCAGACTGCTGCTGAGGGTGGACAggaaaggcttcctggaggaagagactgctaaactgaggctgagagaggaagagggaggagagtaCTTCAGAAAGAAGGAACAGTATGAGCAAAAGCTCAGAGGAGAAAGAGCAGGCTGCatggttttattctatttttgcaGTGATGGAGGTCAAACGTAGGGCCTTGCACActgtaggcaaatgctctaccactgaactacatctccagtctttgaAGACTGCACTTGAGGAGCCAAATTAAATTTGTTAAACTGGAATTTTGACTGGGGGATGGGGTTTGTAGGGCCTCAGGACCACTGGTCATTGGGACTTTTGTCAACTGTGATAAAAAGTAGCCATGACATCACAGGAGAAGAGCTCAGTAGATGTGAAGTGATGAGGTAAAATTTGCATATTATGAAAATCCCTTACTTCGGTGTCATTTGATGGTAAAGGTTGGGATACCCTACGAGCACTTGGAGCAGGAAAATAAACAACATATACTTCACCCACCAAAATGCACACAGAGGACACCCCCTTCATATCAGGAACTCCGAAGGTTAGATTCTGAGCTTACCCTGAGGTTTTAGGTGCTGGAGAACTGGATGGGGAGCCCATGTATCAGCTGTGGGGGCTACATCAGTCCTGGAGGATGTGGCCTGGAAGACTGTGGTGTTGGTCAGACTGGGGTACCTGGAGTTTTTTAGCTGTGGCTGCCTCTTCTGAGGGTGCTGCTTTTGTTGCAGTTTGGTGGGGGCTAGGCTTTGGGGACTTGGAGTCAGGGAGGTGACGGGGGATCTCCAGGAGGCATTGTAGTAGGTAGTGGGCTGGAGATGGGCGAGTAGCACCGAGCCATACGACCTACACCTGGAAGATGGCAGTTGGTGGCAATTGGTGACCAAGATACCCTGCCTCCAGAAGCCCCCAGGGTGCTTCTAGAAACCTCTGGAGTTGTCCCCAAGAGACCAAGTATGTCTGCCAGTCCCCTTCCCCATCTTACTGGGTTGTGGGAGGCACTGAAGAAGGTGCCTGAACCCTGCCCTAAGGAAAGGACAAGCCTGACAAGAAATCATTCCCTGATGGAGAGACAGCCCTCCCTCACCCGACTTGAAACCCAGGTTCCCCTGCTGATTGGGAAAGGACTCAAGGGGTGCAGCCACATACCCTCCCCACCAGTACCACGCCACACACGCCTCCTTCTCCTTCAGCACAAAGCAGGGGATCTCCAGTACGTTGAAGAAGGCTACACCCACAATGTCCGAGATGGAGTCATGCTGGTTCCTCAGGCATTGCTGGAACCTGCCCCAGAGTCAGCATTCAGGTCCTCGTAGTAGAGAGAGCTCCTGGCTCTTCCAGCAACCCACCCTGCTACTATCAGCCAAATGTTTGTGGTTCAAAAGTTCCTTCCCTCTCTCAGTTCTGTTTTTCCATCAGCACTATGAGGTCCATGCTGGCTGATCTTTAGGATTCTCTGGAATCCTAAGAATTACTCTGCCCTGTCCCTGAGCCTTAGACCCTCTGCCAACCTGGTATCACAGTCACAGTGGGAGATGGTATGGAATCTGAAGTTTCGGATGCCATAGTTATACTGCAAGGGCGAGATATTCTGTGGGCAGCGGTCATGTTCCCGGCAGCAGAGATCAGGGCCCTGGAAGATCCCTGCATGGAGGGGAAAGAACACCAGCTCATCAGGGTCCTGGGCACCACCCACCAGCTATGCCCACCTGATATCAAGAGGACAGAGTTCTGGTTCTCACTCCAACCCTGACATAAAACTCAAGCCAGTCATTCTCCCTCTATGAGAGCCTCTGTTTAAAAGTTTCAAGAGAACAGCCAGTCTGCAGCCCTTTTTGGGCAAATCCCAGTGCCAGACAGCCCACCCATGAGCATATGGAAAGATCTTCCTTAGGGGAATTGGAGTCTGCCCCTAGGGTTCCCAAGCTCATGCTCCAAATAAAACTCTAAAGTTAGGAATGTGTGTGTAATGGAATGGTATACAGATAGAGTACAGCCTTTCTTACTGGCAAAATGAGGTACTGCTGACCTACCAGACTCAGGTGCTAAGTCATCCCCTAACCCTCCACACAGATAGTAACCTATCACAGTCCAAGCAGTAGCTCCCTTTACTGAACACACCCTGAGTGCCCAGCACATCCCACGCCCAAACTCACAGCAGTCCTGAAAATGAGGTGTCACCTttgttttacaggtgaggaaactggggTTCAGTGGGGAAGTGACTTGCTAAGTATGAATGTGCTTATTTGAGATTCGAACCTAGACTTATGGGTACAGGTTTTTTGGCTCAGCAGAACTTGAATCCTCCCCAGTCTATTCCCTTCCTCAGAAGGTGATTAATGAGGACTCCCAGGTTTGAATAAGACCTTCTGCATCTATTATATCACTTAAGCGTCCCACGATAAGACTCATGGTCACCCCcactttacaaataaggaaattgaggctcagaatgGTTAAGTCACTCCTCAAAGGACACTCAGATGGGAAAGTGGGATCCAGTGCTGAAGCCTGTGCCTCCCCCATCAGATACCCAGATCACACCCCTGGGGCTCACCCAACTCCGAGGAGTTCCCAGCAGAGTCTCCAACTCCACACCACAGTGTGCCAGGCATGGTCCAGCCTCTCTTTGTTCGCAGATGCCCTCTGCCAGGTGCTTCACTCTGCCCTGCCATTCTCTTCTCCCTGGCCCTTGCTGGACCTTCCTCAGGTCCTCGGCAGGTTTCCCACTGACTCTGAAGCATGGCCAGTGTTCTCTGAAGCTCAGGTCCGGGGGTGTGAATGAAGAAGCCCTGGGTGATCTCATGAACACAGAGAGCACCGAAAGTTGCCGTGAGCTCTGGTTCATCCAGCCTGCTACATACCTGCAGCCTTCTGTGTGCATCCCAGCGGGCGTGGAACAGTGCCAGTCCCTGGGTATCCTTGCCCAGGAAGCTCAAGGACCCAAGAGGGCTGCCAGGGATGGATCTGGCCAAGTGGCAAGAAGTGCTATCCCAGTGGAGGGCATGGGAGCCCCCTGGAGTCAACCCCAGAAAGCCAAGCACCCCTAGCAGCACTGCCAGAACCCCCATTCTGCCCTAGCCCAGCCTGGTCAGACAAAGCCCCCTGGCGGCCCACGAGGCAGCAGCtaagcgggggcgggggggggggggcagcggAAGCTATATCCAGCAGGCCCTGTGAGGCAGGGCCAATGAatggagcagcaggaggaggagaaaggaggctgGAGTATGGGGTGATCTTGGGCTTGTAACCGAATCCACCGGCTGGGCAGGCTGCTGATTGGCTGAGGAGTGCACTTGTGGGGCCCACGCCTCCACTCACCCTGCCCTTCTCAGCGCCATCCAGTCACCTGCTGCCAGCCCTGCCTGGATGAGGACTGTGGGAACCAAAGCCCTGGGCCAAGGCCGGGTGTTGAGGGAacgtggtggggggtggggggacacatTCTGTTGCTCCTTGGGGAAGGAAGAAAGTTAAGGGGCTTGGAGGAGACCTCTAAAACCTATCCTTGTATCCCTATTCCGTGGTGGCTGACACACCCACTGCCATCAGATTGGCAGTAGGCCATGGACCTCAGCCAGAGCTGGGTAAAAGACATGAGGGCAGGGCTGAGGATTCTGGGGCTACCACCCTGGGAGTTTCCTAGTCTTCTGGGAAAGGAAGTGACTATTCCCAGGCACAGGCCCTGATGCTCACTCCCTAATTCTGATTGTTAAAAGACTCTTGACATAACAAGGGAACAGTGCTACAGGGTTTGCCACTTCCTAGGACTCCAAGCACAGACCTGGCTTAGCAGCAATTCTCCTGGTCTGATGAATGAGAGAGACAGTTGGAACAGGCCTTGAAAACAGCATAGAGCATGGCCAACACTCTGGATTTGAAGGAATTATGATCCCCAGAGGAATAGAGTGGCCCAGGAGGCTAGGTCTATGCCACCTCTATCCCTGAGCTATGGCTACCTGAGAGACTCAGCAGGCATCACATGTTGCTCCAAGAGACAGGGGTCTCTTCAAGGGAGGGGTGATACCTAGCACTTGGTCCTGTGTCCCCAAGTTGTCATATCATTCAGTTTCCAACCATCTGGTGAAGGTGTTTATATccatagtacagatgaaaaaactgaggctctGTACAGGTGGGGAAACCTTAGGTAACAATCAGGCCATAGCTAAAGAGAGGTTAGAGGTTAGGAGTGAAGCTTTTACGGGGATTGACTGGGAATCAAGGATAGCCTGGACAGTGACTTGTCTGTCTGTCCATTTGCCTGTCAGCTTACTGCTTCCCCAACATCTGGTCAATCTCCATCTAAGTCTCTCCACATAGACCAGCCCCAGCAAGGCAGAGCCAGGCAGAGCTGGGGAACTCAGTGTGCAGCTAAAGGGGAAAGAGGTTGTAGGGTAGACAAGCCCATCTCTATGCTTCAGAACCAACCTCGGTTTGTGGTCCAAAGGTCATAGCTAGAGacaatgaagagaagggagatgGATGGGAGGAGTCCAAGAGCCAAGCAGCCAagctctttctcctcctccccccccccctcctcttcctccaccaccaccaccaccaccagggattgaacccaaggtcacttaaccactgagccacaaccccagcccttttaatttttttgagactgggtcttgctaggttacttagggccttgctaagttgctgaggctagctttgaaccttcattcctcctgcctcagcctcctgagctgttgtgattacaggcatgtgctaccatgcccagcaaggaGCCAAACTCTTTCTTTCCAGAGGTTTGGGAAAGGAGATGTAGAGTAGAGCAAGTGGCAGGATGGGAAAGAGAGCAAGGACTTACAAGGGCAGAGACAGAACTGAACCAAGTTGAATCCCTCTAAGAAGAATTtgacacttgaaaaaaaataacatcattcTGGTATTTTCTCATATCATAGGACCTGCCACCCACCTCTACTTGCTTTTCCACATTATAGACCCCTTCCCTGCTCATCACTCAGAGAGGATGGGAGGTATTAGCACAGTGTGACCATGGGCTTAGAAGTTGACTTCTCtaagtttcctcttctgtatgaTGAATGTAATCATAGTAGTCACCTCACAGGATGTTGGTAAGACTCTTAGCACCATGCCTGACATTTAAAACACTATCACTAAAGCCTCAGGAAGTGGTTTACCCAGGATAAACCAAGTCTCAAGGTTTTCAGGCCACAGCGTCTGTGATGTCTACCAGCTCTGTTTAGATGGGAACTGTGCAACTAATGGTGAAGCCACTACTTGGCTATGCAACTTCAGGCTTGTCCCTgtccctctctgggccccagttttctcctctgtgcaGTAAGAGGTACAATGGAATTGACCTTTGAGGTCACTATCTGGGCCCCAAAGAGAGGCAGGCTGGAACCTGCTTAGGCCTCTAGGAGGGAGGGATTCACTAGGTTCATACTCCACCTTGGTGGCCATGTCAGTCAGCCTACAGGACAGGCTTGGTGCCTTGCCTCCCACCCAGGGTGCCCTCTCACAGGATGGAGAAGGTCAAACCAGTGGGACAGGATTTGCTCTACAGAAAGGGGACTAAGCTTTCCCCTGAGTTCCCATGCATCTGGGTTGGGCTGGCTCCATGGCAGGTGCCAATGGGGAGTGAGTGAATGGAACATAGGAGgtgttctctccttcctccctctctccaccaGTCCCTATCACTCTTTGTCATCTTTTGTCTTCTCTCTCATCCTCCTCCAACTCTTGTtctctttctgtatctggctGAGATTTTCGTAATTCTGTCTCCTCCATCCCTTTCTTTCCCCATCTTTCTGTTTCTGATTCTACCTCTCTGCCTTTTCCATTTCCCTCTTCATTtcctgtgggtgggtgggggtaaGGGTTAACTAGGGAATAAACcaaggggtgttctaccactgaattatatccccaggcttttttatttttttcttttgagtctcactaaattgctgaggctggccttgaacttaatgatcctcctgcctcagcctctgagttgctggagTCATagatgtgcgccaccatgcctggctccatttctttctttttatttcctctaccTCTCTTTAGTTTTCCACTGCCAACTGCTTGCGCGCTctcgctctctcgctctctctctcctccttctctccctccctcctttcatatttctttcttatttttccagttctTCCATCTCTAAGGGTACCTCTCTGTGCTTCTCCCcgactttctcttttcctctattTCCCTGCTGTTTTGCATTGCCAGGgttcaaactcagggcttcacacgtcTTAGGCAAGCATTCTTTCACAGAGTTACATCCCCATacatccaccccacccccagtcttTTGAGACTTGGCcaagctaacctcaaacttgagatcctccagcctcagcctactgaatagctgagattacaggtgttcaccaccatgcatgtcttcccatttctttcttaatttctctctctctctccctcccttcctctctcttataAACCCGTGAACactccctttttctctttctcttagttTTCCTGCCTGTCTCGCTGTCTTTGGGTTCTCTCCTGCTTTTTACCCTCTTTACTTCGCTTTTTCCACCTCCcccccacctttatttttttatccctctctttctctcctccctccccatcttatgtgtgtgtgtgtgtgtgtgtgtttgtatttctctccctttctccttttgtGTTTCcacttttccctttctccttatttttttctcttcctccttttttctccaccctccccctctACACCATGGCCCCAGGTAGGGACATGAGAGCCTTGGGTATGCTCCAccctttcatttacatttttcctGTCTCACAACCCCTGCCCCTCCCTAGGGAGACAGGTAGGGTGGGGCTTCTCACCCTGAATTGAGAAGAATAGAGACCTAAGAAGAGGGGTGACTTGCTGGAGTCAGTTGCCCAGCAAATCAAGAGAGAATCCAGGTCTGACTTCCCCCAGCATGCAGGAAGACTTCCTAGGGCCTAGGAAGTGCTCggtcccctccccccacccccatctcccgCAGGCCCCCATGCCTAACATCTCAACTTCAGGGGCCTTGCTCCCCACTGGCCTGAAGTGTGTCCTCCCTCTGGCCTTTGGAGCTGGCACTCCCAGTCTTACCCGGAAGGTTCTCTGTGCTCTCTGTGCAGGGATAATGGGGCGGACAGTGCCTAGCTCCAGAGCATGCAGTGTTCATTCAAAAACAAATAGTTACTgagtttactatgtgccaggcacaggggGAGACCCTGGAGAGAGCATGGGCATGAGAAAGGCAAGGAGGGGGAACACAGCATGCCCaagagcagggaggaggggaaacATCTCTTGGGAGAATGGGGTCTGGCAGCGCCAGAGGGGATAGGGCCCACTGTCAATTGGGTCTTCCAGGAAGCCACTGCCAAGACAGGGTCAGAAGTACAAGAGATTTATTGGAGGAAATGCCTGTGAGAGATAAAAGGAGAGGAAGCAAGACTGTGCAGGGAGACCATGTTTCAGCTCTGACATCTATGGGAAGAGAGAGGGCAAGAAGGAGGTTGGGTAAGAAGGGTCTCACATTTCACTGGGGCTCTGAGAGTCTTGGCCAGCCAACAGGGGAGCTCTGGTGCAGAAATTTCCAATAGAGGAGTCCCAGCTGGGCAGAAACAGCCAGGACCTAGTGACCCAGTTGTGCCTGTCTTTGACTGGAGGCTTCCCAAGAAGACAGTGGTCTCTGCTCCAATGCTGCTGCAGATCCTGAACATGCTGCCAGCCAACTGCTCTCTTAAAGCTGATGGCTGCTACATCCAGGACTTTAGACATCCATTTGACTGGGGCAGTCACCACTACAGACCAGGAGGGGAAACTCAGTGAGATAAACAGTGGAAGCTG
This genomic interval from Marmota flaviventris isolate mMarFla1 chromosome 1, mMarFla1.hap1, whole genome shotgun sequence contains the following:
- the Pla2g3 gene encoding group 3 secretory phospholipase A2 is translated as MGVLAVLLGVLGFLGLTPGGSHALHWDSTSCHLARSIPGSPLGSLSFLGKDTQGLALFHARWDAHRRLQVCSRLDEPELTATFGALCVHEITQGFFIHTPGPELQRTLAMLQSQWETCRGPEEGPARAREKRMAGQSEAPGRGHLRTKRGWTMPGTLWCGVGDSAGNSSELGIFQGPDLCCREHDRCPQNISPLQYNYGIRNFRFHTISHCDCDTRFQQCLRNQHDSISDIVGVAFFNVLEIPCFVLKEKEACVAWYWWGGCRSYGSVLLAHLQPTTYYNASWRSPVTSLTPSPQSLAPTKLQQKQHPQKRQPQLKNSRYPSLTNTTVFQATSSRTDVAPTADTWAPHPVLQHLKPQGAHRACRSFRRLDQCEHQIKPQETKFQLLNSAHGPLFHCNCTQRLARFLRLHSPPAGANMLWELLGTTCFKLVPPLDCAEDKGCSKDSRAIKVSARHLRRLQKIRFQLRDKDTEEGQAWPLEPAGTPVSFYNQCLQLTQATWRLNGQQKFWS